A genomic region of Noviherbaspirillum sp. L7-7A contains the following coding sequences:
- a CDS encoding ABC transporter ATP-binding protein has protein sequence MDLGHRWYAPGTHITIRGLHKTFGAHTLYDGFDLDIPKGKIISIFGPNGCGKSTLINMIAGILPYDRGQILFDGKDVHDTRIGYVFQNYREAVFPWMRAIDNIRYPMKYLGLSKGEKEARIDRLVESFDVKIDLNKYPYQMSGGQQQMVSIMRALVVDPEVLFLDEPFSALDYEMTQFLRDRLQKVFIERPVTTLLVSHDLDEAVYLADYVLLLSRNPTRIADFVPFDAPRPRSAETTLTPDFLRVKGHSLEIFQREVRK, from the coding sequence ATGGACCTCGGCCATCGCTGGTATGCGCCGGGCACCCATATCACGATACGCGGCCTGCACAAGACCTTCGGCGCCCATACGCTGTATGACGGCTTCGACCTCGACATCCCGAAGGGCAAGATCATCTCCATCTTCGGCCCCAACGGCTGCGGCAAGAGCACGCTGATCAACATGATCGCCGGCATCCTGCCGTATGACAGGGGCCAGATCCTGTTCGACGGCAAGGACGTGCATGACACCCGCATCGGCTATGTGTTCCAGAACTACCGCGAAGCGGTGTTCCCATGGATGCGCGCCATCGACAACATCCGCTATCCGATGAAATACCTGGGCCTGTCGAAAGGCGAGAAGGAAGCCCGCATCGACCGGCTGGTGGAAAGCTTCGACGTGAAGATCGACCTCAACAAGTATCCGTACCAGATGTCCGGCGGCCAGCAGCAGATGGTGTCGATCATGCGCGCCCTGGTGGTGGACCCGGAAGTGCTGTTCCTGGACGAGCCGTTCTCGGCCCTGGACTATGAAATGACCCAGTTCCTGCGCGACCGGCTGCAGAAGGTCTTCATCGAGCGCCCGGTCACCACGCTGCTGGTGTCGCACGACCTCGACGAGGCGGTCTACCTGGCCGACTACGTGCTGCTGCTGTCGCGCAATCCGACCCGCATCGCCGACTTCGTGCCCTTCGACGCGCCGCGTCCGCGCAGCGCCGAAACCACGCTCACGCCCGACTTCCTGCGGGTCAAGGGCCATAGCCTGGAAATCTTTCAACGCGAGGTGAGGAAATGA
- a CDS encoding ABC transporter permease, whose product MKSSEELMSRLQPVLGLFLLVVFWELAFEMRLVDPVLLPSPAQSFRAFWQGLEEGSLWADLRRTVARTGISFAIALVIAVPLGILLGSSDKVYRALEFPIDFFRSTPASAMFPLFLILFGSGESTKIAVAAFGAALAILFATAYGVMNARKQRQLAARVMGASRLQVLSDVTIWESLPQTFVGMRSGVSLALVIVIVAEMFIGSTDGLGQRILKSQMVFDMPDMYASIFAAGALGYLLNLLFIVAERRFVHWGGK is encoded by the coding sequence ATGAAGAGCAGCGAGGAACTGATGAGCCGGCTGCAGCCGGTGCTGGGCCTGTTTCTGCTGGTGGTGTTCTGGGAACTGGCCTTCGAGATGCGCCTGGTCGACCCGGTGCTGCTGCCATCGCCGGCGCAGTCGTTCAGGGCGTTCTGGCAAGGCCTGGAGGAAGGCTCGCTGTGGGCCGACCTGCGGCGCACGGTGGCGCGCACCGGCATCTCCTTTGCCATCGCGCTGGTGATCGCAGTGCCCCTGGGCATCCTGCTGGGCTCGTCCGACAAGGTCTACCGCGCACTGGAATTCCCGATCGACTTCTTCCGCTCGACGCCGGCCTCGGCCATGTTCCCGCTGTTCCTGATCCTGTTCGGCAGCGGCGAGAGCACCAAGATCGCGGTCGCTGCATTCGGCGCGGCGCTGGCCATCCTGTTCGCCACCGCCTACGGCGTGATGAATGCGCGCAAGCAGCGACAGCTGGCGGCGCGGGTGATGGGGGCGTCAAGGCTGCAGGTGCTGTCGGACGTGACGATCTGGGAAAGCCTGCCGCAGACCTTCGTCGGCATGCGCTCGGGGGTGTCGCTGGCGCTGGTGATCGTGATCGTCGCCGAGATGTTCATCGGCTCCACCGACGGCCTCGGCCAGCGCATCCTGAAGTCGCAGATGGTGTTCGACATGCCCGACATGTACGCCTCCATCTTCGCCG